A single region of the Glycine max cultivar Williams 82 chromosome 20, Glycine_max_v4.0, whole genome shotgun sequence genome encodes:
- the LOC100782075 gene encoding transcription factor MYB17, with the protein MGKAPCCEKHGVRRGAWTPEEDQALVDYIQKHGHGSWRSLPKHAGLLRCGKSCRLRWINYLRPGIKRGPFTSEEESTIVQLHGMLGNRWASIASQLPGRTDNEIKNFWNTHLKKRLLRSCHSQRAKQLCVIPDQSIVKSESPSTRHMVQWESVRVETEARLSLESTMLNSWPTSKTCPDHFLQLWHSEVGKSFRMIKGKEEGVVSQSLISQPSSSSKLESCSDVSLQVKTNTGTSSCIPKLEDVSMVHEQTSSYKPKLDDDTAGSDSGNYEFLDTSDSALKHLLHMPDSDMGFLGHNDHFQNLLDGTCD; encoded by the exons ATGGGCAAAGCACCTTGTTGTGAGAAACATGGGGTCAGAAGGGGAGCTTGGACACCCGAAGAAGACCAAGCTTTGGTTGACTACATCCAGAAACATGGCCATGGAAGTTGGCGTTCACTCCCCAAACATGCAG GTCTCCTAAGATGTGGAAAAAGTTGTCGGCTTCGGTGGATAAACTATCTTCGCCCAGGCATCAAGCGTGGCCCATTtactagtgaagaagaaagtaCAATCGTTCAACTTCATGGCATGCTTGGCAACAG GTGGGCTTCTATAGCATCTCAACTACCTGGAAGAACAGACAATGAGATTAAGAACTTCTGGAACACCCATCTAAAGAAGCGTCTCCTTCGATCATGTCATTCCCAAAGAGCAAAACAGCTATGTGTGATTCCTGATCAATCCATTGTCAAGTCCGAATCTCCTTCGACGCGGCACATGGTACAGTGGGAGAGTGTGAGAGTTGAGACAGAGGCAAGGTTGTCATTGGAATCCACAATGCTCAATTCATGGCCAACGAGTAAAACATgccctgatcactttcttcaaCTTTGGCATTCAGAGGTTGGAAAATCATTTCGCATGATCAAGGGAAAGGAAGAAGGAGTAGTGAGTCAAAGCCTTATCTCACAACCTTCATCTTCATCAAAATTGGAGTCTTGTTCAGATGTGTCATTGCAGGTGAAAACCAACACTGGAACTAGTAGCTGCATTCCAAAGCTTGAGGATGTGAGCATGGTTCATGAACAAACAAGTAGCTACAAACCAAAGCTTGATGATGACACAGCTGGTTCTGACTCCGGCAATTATGAATTTCTTGATACTTCTGATTCTGCACTGAAGCACCTTCTACATATGCCTGATAGTGATATGGGATTCTTGGGACACAATGATCATTTCCAAAATCTCCTTGATGGTACATGTGACTAA
- the LOC778167 gene encoding transcription factor LAF1, producing the protein MGYQPLEKGKPKHKKGLWSPEEDNKLRNHILKHGHGCWSSVPIKAGLQRNGKSCRLRWINYLRPGLKRGKFSKQEEETILTLHHMLGNKWSRISQHLPGRTDNEIKNYWHSYLKKRVAKAKEMESHNQIKYASSSSDTMDSSHSLQNLATQCPLNYNFTKEASQSSLPKLLFAEWLSLDHLNSANSVDSLGLRNGFDQNSSFHEAAIHDMSEVPFGGEYNRCVSNISAPEMFNSQLKYGNQMVENGYIHCMPGVDLSSNFSISNDAIMYI; encoded by the exons ATGGGGTACCAGCCATTGGAAAAGGGAAAACCAAAACATAAGAAGGGGTTATGGTCACCTGAAGAAGACAACAAACTCAGAAACCACATCCTTAAACATGGTCATGGCTGTTGGAGTTCTGTCCCCATTAAGGCAG GCTTGCAAAGGAATGGAAAGAGCTGTAGATTAAGGTGGATTAACTATCTAAGGCCAGGATTAAAGAGAGGGAAATTCAGCAAACAGGAAGAGGAGACAATCCTCACCCTTCACCACATGCTAGGCAACAA GTGGTCACGGATATCACAGCATTTGCCTGGAAGGACAGACAATGAGATTAAAAACTATTGGCATTCATATTTGAAAAAGAGAGTGGCCAAAGCTAAGGAAATGGAATCTCATAACCAAATTAAGTATGCTAGCTCAAGCTCAGATACTATGGACTCTTCACATTCTCTCCAAAATCTTGCAACTCAATGCCCACTGAATTATAACTTCACCAAAGAGGCTTCTCAAAGTTCCTTACCAAAACTGTTATTTGCTGAGTGGCTTTCACTGGATCATTTAAACTCTGCAAATTCAGTTGACTCTTTGGGTTTGAGGAATGGATTTGATCAAAATTCATCTTTTCATGAAGCTGCAATTCATGACATGTCAGAGGTACCCTTTGGTGGAGAGTATAATAGATGTGTAAGTAACATTTCAGCCCCTGAGATGTTCAATTCACAGCTTAAGTATGGAAATCAAATGGTGGAAAATGGTTACATTCATTGTATGCCTGGGGTTGACTTAAGTAGCAATTTCAGCATAAGCAATGATGCAATAATGTACATATGA
- the LOC100781527 gene encoding 25.3 kDa vesicle transport protein — MVKVTIVGRVSDGLPLAQGLRYMNEEYGYLSCYRQQAEFILREFSRGALTAPKMTIHIDNFCFNYLVENGVVFIVLCESTYPRKLAFHYLQDIQKEFEKFDKTLIGKITRPYSFVKFDGIIANISRQYIDTRTQANLSKLNANRKQDLDIATEDIYKILERKRNSETMRRLPVTPQPESTIWCSPQLEVIALKWTPIMIIVITSMALLWASLALTDDFIV; from the exons ATGGTTAAGGTAACTATAGTTGGAAGGGTAAgcgatggattgcctctagcaCAAGGACTGAGATACATGAATGAAGAGTATGGATATCTTTCATGTTACAGGCAACAAGCAGAGTTCATACTCCGAGAATTTTCAAGGGGAGCATTAACAGCTCCCAAGATGACTATTCATATTGATAATTTCTGCTTCAA CTACTTGGTCGAGAACGGAGTTGTTTTCATTGTGTTGTGTGAGTCCACGTACCCAAGAAAACTGGCCTTCCATTACCTACAAGATATACAAAAGGAGTTTGAGAAGTTTGATAAAACCCTCATAGGCAAAATCACAAGGCCATACAGCTTTGTCAAATTTG ATGGTATAATCGCAAACATTAGCAGACAATACATTGATACAAGAACTCAGGCCAACCTATCAAAACTTAACGCTAACCGGAAACAAGATTTAGATATTGCCACTGAAgacatttacaaaattttagaaaGGAAGAGAAATTCAG AAACAATGAGAAGATTACCGGTTACTCCTCAACCTGAATCCACAATATGGTGCTCCCCACAACTTGAG GTGATTGCATTGAAATGGACACCTATTATGATCATTGTCATTACTTCGATGGCTCTTTTATGGGCTAGCTTAGCCCTCACAGATGACTTTATTGTTTGA
- the LOC100791464 gene encoding remorin, with amino-acid sequence MTEEQLKKVAQTESISPNPAPEPEPEPAVPKEEVAEEKSVIPQPSSSPSDESKALVIVEKTSEVAQEKPIEGSVNRDAVLARVATEKRLSLIKAWEESEKSKSENKSHKKLSVISAWENSMKAAAEAELRKIEEQLEKKKAEYGEKLKNKIATIHREAEEKRAFIEAQKGEDFLKAEETAAKYRATGTAPTKLFGCF; translated from the exons ATGACAGAGGAGCAATTAAAAAAGGTGGCTCAGACTGAGAGTATTTCCCCTAATCCTGCACCTGAACCTGAACCTGAACCTGCTGTTCCAAAAGAGGAAGTGGCTGAGGAGAAATCTGTAATTCCACAACCCTCTTCCTCTCCTTCTGATGAGTCCAAAGCTCTTGTCATAGTTGAGA AGACTAGTGAAGTTGCTCAAGAGAAACCAATTGAGGGGTCTGTGAACCGAG ATGCTGTCCTTGCGAGAGTTGCAACTGAGAAGAGGCTGTCACTAATCAAAGCATGGGAAGAAAGTGAAAAGTCAAAATCAGAGAACAA GTCTCACAAAAAGCTTTCAGTCATTTCAGCATGGGAGAACAGTATGAAAGCTGCAGCGGAGGCAGAATTGAGAAAGATTGAA GAACAACTGGAGAAGAAAAAAGCAGAATATGGagagaaattgaaaaacaaaatagctACAATCCACCGAGAAGCTGAAGAAAAGAGGGCATTTATTGAGGCCCAAAAAGGGGAAGATTTCTTGAAGGCAGAGGAGACAGCTGCAAAGTACAGGGCAACTGGAACAGCCCCAACGAAACTCTTTGGTTGTTTCTAA
- the LOC100306068 gene encoding Pre-mRNA cleavage factor Im 25 kDa subunit 2-like: MVSSQVVNTYPLSSYTFGTKEPKMEKDTSVADRLARMKVNYMKEGMRTSVEGILLVQEHNHPHILLLQIGNTFCKLPGGRLKPGENENEGLKRKLTSKLGANSPALVPDWQIGECVAIWWRPNFETIMYPYCPPHITKPKECKKLFLVHLSEREYFAVPKNLKLLAVPLFELYDNVQRYGPVISTIPQQLSRFQFKMITN; encoded by the exons ATGGTGTCGTCGCAGGTTGTGAATACGTACCCGTTGTCGAGCTACACGTTCGGCACGAAGGAGCCCAAGATGGAGAAGGATACCTCCGTCGCGGATCGTCTCGCTCGCATGAAAGTCAA CTATATGAAGGAGGGAATGAGGACCAGTGTGGAAGGAATTTTACTG GTACAAGAGCACAATCATCCTCATATACTTCTTCTGCAAATTGGAAACACATTCTGCAAACTCCCAGGTGGTCGTCTCAAACCAGGAGAGAATG AAAATGAGGGCTTGAAGAGAAAGTTGACTAGCAAGCTTGGTGCTAATTCACCAGCTCTTGTGCCTGACTGGCAG ATAGGTGAGTGTGTAGCAATCTGGTGGAGGCCAAATTTTGAAACCATAATGTATCCATACTGCCCTCCTCATATAACAAAACCCAAG GAGTGCAAAAAGCTTTTCCTTGTTCATTTATCTGAGAGGGAATACTTTGCAGTGcccaaaaatttaaaactactaGCTGTTCCATTGTTTGAACTCTATGACAATGTTCAG AGATACGGGCCAGTTATATCCACCATTCCTCAGCAGCTATCCAGATTCCAGTTTAAAATGATCACTAATTGA
- the LOC100306179 gene encoding putative transmembrane ascorbate ferrireductase, with translation MALGVPALPLTYVAHVLALVASILVVLWVLNFRGGLAWDSDNKALIFNLHPVLIVIGLLVLGGEAIISYKALPLKKEVKKLIHLVFHAIALILGIVGIYTAFKYHNESGIANLYSLHSWLGIGVIVLYGIQWIYGFVIFFFPGGTPDIRRASLPWHALFGLFVFVLAVGTAALGFLEKLTFLENSGLDKYGSEALLVNFTAIITVLFGAFVVLSALADAPPAPAADDYEAI, from the exons atggcaTTGGGTGTTCCTGCTCTTCCCCTGACATACGTGGCTCACGTTCTGGCACTTGTTGCCAGCATCTTGGTCGTGCTCTGGGTCCTCAATTTTAGGGGTGGCTTGGCTTGGGATTCTGATAACAAGGCCCTCATCTTCAAT CTTCATCCAGTTCTTATTGTCATTGGCTTACTAGTCCTTGGGGGTGAAG CTATTATAAGCTACAAAGCATTACCCCTGAAGAAGGAAGTGAAGAAATTGATACACCTTGTTTTCCATGCCATCGCATTAATACTTGGAATAGTTGGAATTTATACTGCCTTCAAGTATCACAATGAAAGTGGGATTGCCAATCTCTACAGCTTGCATTCATGGCTTGGAATTGGGGTTATTGTCCTTTATGGCATTCAG TGGATATATGGGTTTGTGATCTTTTTCTTCCCTGGTGGGACTCCCGACATTAGGCGCGCCTCACTTCCATGGCATGCGCTATTCGGGCTGTTTGTATTTGTCTTGGCTGTGGGCACTGCTGCTCTTGGGTTTCTGGAGAAGCTCACTTTCCTTGAGAACTCAGGATTGGACAAATATGGTTCTGAGGCTTTGCTTGTCAACTTCACTGCTATTATCACAGTCTTATTTGGTGCCTTTGTTGTGTTATCTGCTCTAGCTGATGCTCCCCCAGCCCCTGCCGCAGATGACTATGAAGCCATATAG